Genomic window (Allostreptomyces psammosilenae):
CGCCGAGTCCCGGATCCGGGCCGCCCTCGCCGCCACCGGCCTGAAGCCCCGTCAGGCCATGGCGTTGACGTTCCTCGCGGACGGCCCGGTGACCCAGCGGGCCCTCACCGAGCAACTGGAGTGCGACCCCAGCGTGCTGGTCGCGATCCTCAACGACCTCGAGGACCACGCCCTCGTCCACCGCCGCCGCGACCCCGGCGACCGCCGCCGGCACATCGTGGAGATCACCCCCGAGGGCCTGGCCGCCCTCCGGAGCACCGACGCCGCCGTCGCCGAGGTGGAACGCCAGCTCTTCGCCGACCTCTCCGACGACGAGCGGACGACGCTCCGCGCGCTGCTCAGCCGGGTCCGCACGCCCGGCGACCACGACGCCTGCGCCGGGGACTAGCCCCCGTCCCGCGGCCCTCGCCGGGCGGGGAACCGCCACGGCCCGCGCCGCGCGGATGGCAGGCGGATGGAAAGGTGTGGAGGTCACATCCGCTCAACGGGGAGAATCCTCGGCATGGCCGTCATCCACCGCACCACCGTCAAGCCGACCAAGCTGGAACTGCTCACCTCCTGGCTGCCCTCCCGGCCGTGGTACTCCGGCGCGGGCGAACCGCAACTGGCCAAGGCCGGCGGCTTCCGGCTGGACGACCCGCAGGGCGAGGTCGGGATCGAGTTCATGGTGGTCACCGACACCTCCGGCACTCACCCGGTGAGCTACCTGGTGCCGCTCACCTACCGCGGCGCCCCGCTCGACGGGGCGGAGCACGCCCTGGTCGGCACCATGGAGCACGGCGTGCTCGGGCGGCGCTGGGCCTACGACGGCTGCCACGACCCGGTGCTGGTCGCCCAGTTGCTGGCCCTGATCGAGGGCCGGGCCGAGGCCCAGGACCAGAACACCAGCGACACCCCCGACCGGGAGGTCGCCCGCTCCTACACCGGCGACCACGCCACCCCCGCCGACTTCACCACCAGCGCCGCCGACGACCACGAGGGCACCGAACTGCCCGCACCGCACGGCACGACGCTCCGCGTGCACCGCGTCCTGCGCCCCACCCCGGACCACGCGCCCGTCCCGCCCCCGGGGGCGACCGGCCACGTCGCCGGCTCCTGGCAGCTGCCGGACGGCACGCGGGCGCGGGGACTGTTCGCCGTGCTGCACCCCGGTGCCGGCGCCTAGCCCCAGTCCCAGTCCCAGCCCCAGCCCGACCGAAACGCAGGCTGCAACCATCCGCGCGGAGGCCCGTCCGCCGGCCTCTGCCATGCTCTGCGCCGTGATACTCCGTACCGCCACGCGCCAGGACCTGCCCGCGATCATCGCGCTACTCACCAACGAGGACACGGTGGTCGACCCGGGGGTCGTCGAGGTCGACGAGGCGTACGAGCGGGCCTTCGCGGCCGTGGACGCGGACGACCGCAACGAGATGCTGGTCCTGGACGCCGGGGACGGCACCGTCCTCGGCTGCCTCCAGCTCACCTACATCCCGGGCCTCGGGCGGCACGGTCAGGAACGCGCCCTGGTCGAGGCGGTGCGCGTCCGCCCCGACCGGCGCGGGGAGGGCCTCGGCCGGGACATGCTCCTCCGGGCGATCGGGCGGGCACGCGCCCGCGGATGCACCCTGGTGCAGCTGACCAGCAACAAACGGCGCACCGAGGCCCACCGCTTCTACGCCGCGCTGGGCTTCGAGCGCAGCCACGACGGCTTCAAGCTGACGCTGTAGGAGGAGCGGGGGGCGGTGGGGGTGAGGACCGATGGCGTCGTGGGCTCCGCGGGTTTCCGCTGCTGCGCTCACCGCCGCAGGGACCCTGACTGCCGCCGGCTTCACCGGCCTCCGCTGGCTTCGCTCAACGCCGCTGGTTTCCCTGACCTCCGCTGGATTTCCCGACCTCCGCTGGCTTCACTGACCTTCGCTGGCTTCGCTGGATTCCGCTGGCTTCACTGGATTCCACGGGCAAGTTATCCACAGGCTGCGAGAGGGGGGATGCGCTCAGTGATCCTCAGGTGGGATCCTGAGAAAGGGGGTCCCCCCAGGCCAGAGGCAGGTTCCTGGGGAGAACGCTGGCATGTTCCTGGCGAGAGTACGGAAGTTATCCACAGGCCCTCGCAACCTGCCCACACCCCACGCCTCAGAGCCTGCCCGTGACCAAGCTGTGGCCGCTGGAGCCACACTGGGGTTGCTGTGCCACGTGCCGCCGGGGTGCCAGTCAGGGCGTGGGGGCCGGCACCAGGCACGGAGTGGAAGCTGACGATGGAGGAGGCGAGCGTGCGGCCCGGTTGGGAGACACTCCCTCGAGCGGTGCGGCTGTGGGTGCAGGAACAAGCGGGTACGCAGGTGCTCGAGGCCCGTACCACTGCCGGCGGGCTGACCTCCGGGGTGGCCACACTGGCGTCGATGGCGGACGGGCAGCGTCTGTTCATCAAGGCAGCACGCGAGGACGACGACACGGCTGAGTTGTGTCGGGCCGAGGCGCGTGCGGCGTCCGCACTGCCGGTTGCAGTCCCGGCGCCGCGGCTACGGCGGCACGCGGAGATGGACGGCTGGACCGTGCTGGTCTTCGACGCCGTGGACGGCCGACACCCGAGCCTGGCGCCGAGCTCCCTGGACCTCCCCGTCGTGCTGTCCACGGTAGCCGGCCTCAGCGACCTGCTCACGCCCTGCCCGCTCCAGCAAGCGCCCGCAGTCGGAGACGATCTCGCCGCTGACTTCACCGGGTGGCAGCACATCGCCTCCACTCCGCCCAGCGACCTCGATCCATGGGCGCAGCGGCATCTCGAGCAGCTTGTCGAACTCGAGCAGCAGTCCCTCCTCGCCCTGGACGGCTCGACGATGCTGCACACCGACCTACGCGCGGACAACCTGCTGGTCAGCGGTGACCAGGCCTGGATCGTGGACTGGTCCTGGGCCGTGCGCGGAGCGGCGTGGCTGGACGCGGCCTTCCTCCTGCCCCAGCTGGTGCTCGCCGGCCACACGGCGGCGTCGGCCGAGACCGCGATGCGTGCGATCCCGGCCTGGCGGGAGGCCGACTCGACGGCGATCACCGCATTCGCCGCAGGTCTAACAGGCCTGTGGGAGGCCGGCTCCCGCAACCCCACTAGCCCGTCGGCGCTCCGGGCTTACCGCAGGCGCGCTGCAGCCGCTGGCCGAGCCTGGCTCCGCCACCGCAATCCAGTCTGGGGAGGACGCAGGGCCCTCACCGGAAGGTGGCGATGAGGCCCCTGCCACCCTTGCCGTGCGTGGGTGGCTCTTTACGCCGTAGAGACCCACTCAGGGGGAAGGCCGGCCCGCCGCGTCCTCCCTCCAGGCTCGCAGGCCATTGACGGGCACAGGGCTGACGAGGTTCGGCGTCAGGGCATTGATGCCGGGACAGGGCCCCGCACGCCTGCGGAGTAGGCGGTGAAGTGGGCGAGCGCTGCGCGTCGGACCTGGTCGTCCTGCCGGAATCGCCCATGCGGCACCAGGTCGATCACGTGCTCGGCGACCAGCGCGGTCAGACCGCGGCGCAGCACCGAGTGCAGGGCGGGCGTGGGCTCGTAGCCGAGCCAGTCGTGCCCTGCCTCGCCGGTGGGTGCCTGGACGAGGACAGCGACTGCCTCGCTCACGGTCATGTGGGACTGGTGGGTGAGCAGGCTGGTGGCGAGGAGGGCGACGGAGCGCTCGGCGGCGGTGGTGTCGAGGCTGTGCCGGCGCGGATCCCCGGCGAGGAAGACGTGACCGGTGGTCAGGGCATTGAGGACCAGTCGCAGTCGGAAGGTCGTCGTGTTGAGGAAGACGTCGGTCCCGTGCTCGGGCACGGGGCGGACGGTGATGTCGCCGGTCTGGGTGGGGGAGTATCCCTCCAGTGCCAGGGCTCGGTCGACGTCGTGGTCGGAGGCGGCCAGCTTGTTCTCGTATCGCACCTCCGTGTCCAGGCCGAGGCCGTGCCGGTGATGCAGCGCGATGACCGCCCGCGTCAGTCCCGGGAGGTTGACCGGCTGGGTCGCGGGGTGGACGAGGAGGAGGTCCAGGTCGGAGGTGGAGTTGGCATGGCCGGTTGCGTGGGAGCCGTAGGCAATGGCGTAGCCGCCAAGCGGTGTGTACGCGGCGGCGACGGCTGCGGCGTCGTCGAGCAGCGGCAGGCGCGCGGTGGTCATCGCGTCGCCTCCGAACGCTGGAAGTGGATCAGGTGGACGCCGGTGGGGGAGTGCACGGTGCCGTCCGGCCGGCGGTGGGTGACGATGTAGGCCGCGGCGACGAAGCCGTCCACGGACTGCTCGGCGGGAGTGGTCAGAGACATGGTCCAGCTGTCCTTTCAACCGTTGACGCGGGTGAGGGTGGTCAGGCGAGGCCCGTGGTGTGCTCGTGCAGCGCACCGAGGCGCACCACCTCGTCCACCAGCTCCGTCAGGTGCTGGTGGGTGGTGCGGGCGTTTCCGCCGATGAACCGCAGGGGCCACAGCACCGCGCCGCGGGCGACCACGCCGGTGTCGTCCGGGAGGGCGAACTGGTGCAGGTACCAGCGCCCACCGGCCAGCAGGTCGGCGTGGATTCGGCGGTTGATCTCACCGATCCGGTCGACGTCCGGCCGGGTCGGGTCGTGGCCGGCCGGGAGGTAGCAGAAGACCACAGCGGTCATGTCCGGCTCGGCCAGCCGCAGCAGCCGTGCGTGGGCGTCGACCAGGGCGGTGAAGGCGGCGGTTCGCTCCAGACGGGACTCTGCGAGGGCGGCCAGGCCGCTGCGGCCGGCGGCGCGCATCATCCCCCACACCCGCAGGGACTCCCAGGCGCGAGAACCGACGAACGGGGTGACCTGCCCGAACGCGAAGGGCTCGCGCATGATCAGGTCGCTGTGCGTGGTGATGGTGCGCAGCACCCCGGGGTCGCGGACCAGCAGGGCGGCCACGGCATAGGGAATGTCGAGGACCTTGTGGGCATCCACCGTGACGGAGTCGTACTCGGCGATTCCGGTGATCTTGGGGCGCAGCCGGTCGGTGAGCGCGCACAGCAGGCCCCAGCACGCGTCCGCGTGCAGCCACGCTTCGGGGGCCTCGGTGCGGGCGATGTCGGCGACGGCGTCGAGGCGCTCCACGGTGTGGGTGCGGGAATCGCCGGCGTAGGCGACCACGCCCATGATCCGGCCCCGATGGTGGCGCAGGGCTTGGCGCAGCGCGGGCAGGTTGTAGCGGTAGTGGTCGGTGGGCACTTCGATCAGGTGGGTGCCGCAGCCGACCCACGCCGCGGAGGCCTTCACCGAGTAGTGGCCGATGCCCGCCGGCACGACCAGGCCGTGCCCTTCGGGGTCACGAACGCCCGTGCGCATGGTGTCGGGGGCGGTGTGCTCGCGAGCGAGCAGCATCGCGGCCGCGTTGGCGCCCGTGCCGCCGGCAGTGATGATCCCGCCGACCTGCCACACTCCGTTCACCTGGTCCAGGGGCGGGTTGCGGTAGCCGAGCAGGTCACGGAGCCATCGGAGCACCGAGACCTCGGCGAAGGTGGCCGCGGGAGAATCGAAGGACT
Coding sequences:
- a CDS encoding MarR family winged helix-turn-helix transcriptional regulator — encoded protein: MATQGTGSPTDRLGLLLARHGTAAESRIRAALAATGLKPRQAMALTFLADGPVTQRALTEQLECDPSVLVAILNDLEDHALVHRRRDPGDRRRHIVEITPEGLAALRSTDAAVAEVERQLFADLSDDERTTLRALLSRVRTPGDHDACAGD
- a CDS encoding maltokinase N-terminal cap-like domain-containing protein — translated: MAVIHRTTVKPTKLELLTSWLPSRPWYSGAGEPQLAKAGGFRLDDPQGEVGIEFMVVTDTSGTHPVSYLVPLTYRGAPLDGAEHALVGTMEHGVLGRRWAYDGCHDPVLVAQLLALIEGRAEAQDQNTSDTPDREVARSYTGDHATPADFTTSAADDHEGTELPAPHGTTLRVHRVLRPTPDHAPVPPPGATGHVAGSWQLPDGTRARGLFAVLHPGAGA
- a CDS encoding GNAT family N-acetyltransferase, translating into MILRTATRQDLPAIIALLTNEDTVVDPGVVEVDEAYERAFAAVDADDRNEMLVLDAGDGTVLGCLQLTYIPGLGRHGQERALVEAVRVRPDRRGEGLGRDMLLRAIGRARARGCTLVQLTSNKRRTEAHRFYAALGFERSHDGFKLTL
- a CDS encoding phosphotransferase translates to MEEASVRPGWETLPRAVRLWVQEQAGTQVLEARTTAGGLTSGVATLASMADGQRLFIKAAREDDDTAELCRAEARAASALPVAVPAPRLRRHAEMDGWTVLVFDAVDGRHPSLAPSSLDLPVVLSTVAGLSDLLTPCPLQQAPAVGDDLAADFTGWQHIASTPPSDLDPWAQRHLEQLVELEQQSLLALDGSTMLHTDLRADNLLVSGDQAWIVDWSWAVRGAAWLDAAFLLPQLVLAGHTAASAETAMRAIPAWREADSTAITAFAAGLTGLWEAGSRNPTSPSALRAYRRRAAAAGRAWLRHRNPVWGGRRALTGRWR
- a CDS encoding nucleotidyltransferase domain-containing protein, which codes for MTTARLPLLDDAAAVAAAYTPLGGYAIAYGSHATGHANSTSDLDLLLVHPATQPVNLPGLTRAVIALHHRHGLGLDTEVRYENKLAASDHDVDRALALEGYSPTQTGDITVRPVPEHGTDVFLNTTTFRLRLVLNALTTGHVFLAGDPRRHSLDTTAAERSVALLATSLLTHQSHMTVSEAVAVLVQAPTGEAGHDWLGYEPTPALHSVLRRGLTALVAEHVIDLVPHGRFRQDDQVRRAALAHFTAYSAGVRGPVPASMP
- a CDS encoding pyridoxal phosphate-dependent decarboxylase family protein, which codes for MLTPENRTEVLALLARVLEAGVDFKLGEEVFAGLRLRPEQLRDALVDDLPQQTLGAAAVVEEMVARLLPHAKNEAAPRFLGFGDTGANIAALAGGLMGLLTQQNMINQSFDSPAATFAEVSVLRWLRDLLGYRNPPLDQVNGVWQVGGIITAGGTGANAAAMLLAREHTAPDTMRTGVRDPEGHGLVVPAGIGHYSVKASAAWVGCGTHLIEVPTDHYRYNLPALRQALRHHRGRIMGVVAYAGDSRTHTVERLDAVADIARTEAPEAWLHADACWGLLCALTDRLRPKITGIAEYDSVTVDAHKVLDIPYAVAALLVRDPGVLRTITTHSDLIMREPFAFGQVTPFVGSRAWESLRVWGMMRAAGRSGLAALAESRLERTAAFTALVDAHARLLRLAEPDMTAVVFCYLPAGHDPTRPDVDRIGEINRRIHADLLAGGRWYLHQFALPDDTGVVARGAVLWPLRFIGGNARTTHQHLTELVDEVVRLGALHEHTTGLA